One Candidatus Paceibacterota bacterium DNA segment encodes these proteins:
- a CDS encoding extracellular solute-binding protein yields the protein MSIFQTLTSPNRLVYVLGISVGLLVFLTAILVLRGFGGGGNEQEARAEITFWGVFDDPRIMRPALDKFQSLHPNIRVTYKLFSYATYERDVIEALASGRGPDVWMIHHTWLPKHKAKLAPMPERVSGADGPLMTQREFQESFVDVAQRDLIADGKIYSLPLYVDSLALYWNRDLFNAAGIENPPRTWEEFNQAVEKLTTRDDRQNIVRAGAAIGSARNINRSTDILAALMLQSGVQMTDADRTEATFGRSVNNQAVGEVALQYYTDFTNPGKVSYTWNDSQHYSIDAFVEGNAAMMFNYAHQIDAIRARAPRLNIAVAPMPQHAQQLARNDVRTYANYWTPVVSAASPYVDQAWEFVDFLASEEGATLYLSEARRPAALRSIITRQKTDPDLGVFADQALTAQSWFQADFSAIETIFAEMIDSVNFGRSSVREALRNAEARVSVLMQELRRKP from the coding sequence ATGAGTATTTTTCAAACGCTTACTAGCCCAAATCGTCTCGTATATGTTCTTGGCATTTCTGTTGGGCTACTCGTTTTTCTCACCGCCATTCTTGTACTCCGTGGTTTTGGAGGAGGGGGTAATGAGCAAGAAGCGCGAGCTGAAATTACGTTCTGGGGAGTATTCGACGATCCGCGCATCATGCGCCCCGCGCTCGACAAGTTCCAGTCGCTTCACCCAAACATACGCGTTACCTACAAACTGTTTTCTTATGCAACATATGAGCGTGACGTAATTGAAGCGCTCGCGTCTGGTCGCGGTCCGGACGTGTGGATGATTCACCACACTTGGCTCCCGAAGCATAAGGCGAAACTGGCCCCCATGCCAGAACGTGTGTCTGGCGCCGACGGGCCGCTTATGACACAGCGTGAATTTCAAGAATCTTTTGTCGACGTCGCCCAGAGGGACCTTATCGCTGATGGCAAAATCTATTCACTGCCACTGTACGTTGATTCTCTTGCGCTCTACTGGAACCGCGACCTTTTCAACGCTGCGGGCATAGAAAACCCTCCGCGTACGTGGGAGGAATTTAATCAGGCGGTTGAGAAGCTGACAACACGAGACGATCGGCAGAATATCGTTCGCGCGGGGGCGGCGATCGGCTCTGCGCGCAATATTAATCGTTCAACCGATATTCTTGCGGCACTGATGCTGCAGAGCGGCGTTCAAATGACGGACGCTGACCGCACAGAAGCAACGTTTGGTCGCTCGGTGAATAATCAGGCCGTAGGGGAGGTTGCACTGCAATACTACACTGACTTTACTAATCCGGGGAAAGTTTCGTACACGTGGAACGATTCGCAACACTACTCGATCGATGCTTTTGTGGAAGGAAATGCGGCGATGATGTTTAACTATGCTCACCAAATTGACGCGATTCGTGCTCGTGCGCCGCGTTTGAATATCGCAGTTGCGCCGATGCCACAACACGCACAGCAGTTGGCGCGCAACGATGTGCGCACATACGCAAACTACTGGACTCCTGTTGTGTCTGCGGCGTCGCCGTATGTGGATCAGGCGTGGGAGTTCGTCGACTTCTTGGCGTCAGAGGAGGGGGCAACGTTGTATCTATCAGAGGCGCGCCGTCCCGCGGCGTTGCGGAGCATCATTACACGCCAAAAAACCGATCCCGATCTTGGCGTATTTGCAGATCAAGCGCTCACTGCGCAAAGTTGGTTCCAGGCGGATTTTTCGGCAATCGAAACGATCTTTGCGGAGATGATTGATAGTGTCAATTTCGGTAGATCTTCAGTGCGTGAGGCGCTGCGCAACGCAGAGGCTCGTGTATCAGTCCTCATGCAGGAACTTCGCCGTAAACCATGA
- a CDS encoding RluA family pseudouridine synthase, producing MTPPTVLLETPDLLFIDKPSGLTVHKKTAEDPQHTLADWVVERYPDIRNVGEDPLRPGIVHRLDKETSGVMVVAKTNAAFFSLKKQFQDHIIEKEYWALVHGTPRPPQGTIDAPIGALGNKRTTRIHGKRTLVAHEAITDYRTLKTFDRFSLIAAHPRTGRTHQIRVHCKHMGTPIAGDLLYTTSAPIPQGLSRLFLHAHSLSVAAPDSSRVSVQAPLPGDLQNVLDALH from the coding sequence ATGACACCTCCGACTGTTCTTTTAGAAACGCCCGATCTCCTCTTTATAGACAAGCCGTCTGGGCTTACCGTCCATAAAAAGACGGCGGAAGATCCCCAACACACTCTTGCGGATTGGGTTGTCGAACGCTATCCCGATATTCGAAATGTTGGCGAAGACCCACTTCGCCCAGGTATCGTCCACCGCCTCGATAAAGAAACGTCCGGCGTGATGGTTGTCGCAAAAACAAACGCGGCATTCTTTTCATTAAAAAAACAGTTTCAAGACCACATTATTGAGAAAGAATATTGGGCCCTGGTACATGGGACTCCTCGCCCACCTCAGGGCACCATAGATGCTCCCATTGGAGCCCTTGGAAACAAGCGCACTACACGCATCCATGGCAAGCGAACCCTTGTGGCCCACGAAGCCATCACTGATTATAGAACCCTCAAAACCTTTGATCGGTTTTCACTCATCGCCGCCCACCCTCGCACGGGGCGCACGCACCAAATTCGAGTGCACTGCAAGCACATGGGGACGCCAATCGCAGGAGACCTGCTCTATACCACATCTGCCCCAATCCCCCAGGGCCTCTCTCGCCTTTTTCTCCACGCCCACTCCCTTTCCGTTGCCGCCCCAGACAGTTCTCGTGTAAGCGTTCAGGCCCCCCTCCCAGGGGATTTACAAAACGTTCTTGATGCGTTACACTAG
- a CDS encoding MBL fold metallo-hydrolase, whose amino-acid sequence MTITWFGHSCFRVEAKGVNILFDPFSKEIGLRPPRIRDDIILVSHEHYDHNATDGADGETFIIRNPGEYERKGVAIQGIRAFHDKKEGAERGMSTIYRVRVEDVTLCHLGDFGQTELSTEQIEAIGDVDVLFVPVGGTYTIDGKEAAAIVSAIEPKIIIPMHYAVDGLSIPNLDGPERFLKEVGLSPDKGETLRVTAKDLPVDETKLFVFTL is encoded by the coding sequence ATGACAATTACGTGGTTTGGGCATAGTTGTTTTCGCGTGGAAGCGAAAGGGGTGAACATCCTCTTTGATCCATTCTCTAAGGAGATTGGTCTTCGGCCGCCGCGCATTCGTGATGACATTATTCTCGTGTCTCATGAGCACTATGACCACAATGCAACCGACGGGGCGGATGGAGAGACGTTTATCATTCGCAATCCTGGCGAGTATGAGCGCAAGGGCGTTGCTATTCAGGGCATACGCGCGTTTCATGACAAGAAAGAAGGCGCAGAGCGGGGTATGAGCACCATATATCGCGTGCGCGTTGAAGACGTAACGCTCTGTCATTTGGGAGATTTTGGTCAGACAGAGCTCTCCACTGAACAGATTGAGGCGATTGGTGACGTAGATGTACTTTTTGTTCCGGTTGGAGGTACATATACTATTGATGGGAAAGAGGCGGCCGCCATTGTCAGCGCAATTGAGCCTAAAATTATCATCCCGATGCATTATGCGGTTGATGGCCTCTCTATTCCAAACCTAGATGGGCCAGAGCGCTTTCTTAAAGAGGTGGGCCTTTCTCCAGATAAAGGAGAAACGTTGCGCGTGACCGCCAAAGATTTGCCGGTAGATGAAACGAAGCTATTCGTGTTTACTCTGTAG
- a CDS encoding TrbC/VirB2 family protein, producing the protein MMRVLLMTLLVGVLLFSSSSAFAADPCPEGSLCLRNPLASGNVIDLINAALRFITAIAIPIAVIMIIWAGIKYLTAGSNPKAIGEANNIIWSVVIGLAIIFIGRGFVDLVESVLNIGGSGTSPTPIPACNPPCTGGAVCRDGTCVILE; encoded by the coding sequence ATGATGCGAGTACTGCTTATGACTCTTCTTGTTGGCGTTCTCCTGTTTAGCTCTAGCTCTGCGTTTGCCGCGGACCCATGTCCAGAGGGCTCTCTGTGTCTTAGAAATCCGCTTGCATCAGGTAACGTTATTGATCTCATCAACGCCGCACTGCGCTTTATCACCGCCATCGCTATTCCTATCGCGGTTATTATGATCATCTGGGCGGGGATTAAATACCTTACCGCGGGATCAAATCCAAAAGCCATCGGAGAGGCGAATAACATTATTTGGTCAGTAGTGATCGGTCTCGCTATCATCTTTATTGGCAGGGGGTTCGTAGATTTAGTGGAGAGTGTGTTGAATATTGGGGGTAGTGGCACGTCTCCAACGCCAATCCCAGCCTGTAATCCACCGTGCACAGGAGGGGCGGTGTGCCGTGATGGTACGTGCGTTATCTTAGAATGA
- the gyrA gene encoding DNA gyrase subunit A, with the protein MASSDDHIERTSNVLPRDITEEVQRSYLEYAMSVIISRALPDARDGLKPVHRRILWGMWESGNVAGAKLRKSANTVGEVMGRYHPHGDSAIYDALVRMAQDFSLRYPLVQGQGNFGSIDGDNAAAMRYTEARLARISDELLTDIEKDTVEFRDNYDGSRKEPAVLPARIPNLLVNGSMGIAVGMATNIPPHNLREVCQALVHLIDNPDADVTDLMEFVKGPDFPTGGTIYNEKDIINAYATGRGPVVMRGRAEIVESKRGFDIIISEIPYQVNKSDLVVAIADLVKEKKVEGIKDVRDESGRDIRVVIELKQDAFPKKILNQLYKFTELQKTFHFNMLALVDGIQPNVLGLKPLLEQFISHRKVVVTRRTEYDLAKAKDRAHILEGLSKALDHIDKIIETIKKSQAREDARVNLMKKFAFSERQADAILDMRLQTLAGLERKKIDDELAEKRKLIAYLEDLLKHPKKILAVIKEEFQHIADVYGDDRRTNVVKSALREIGDEELVPEESALFMMTHGGYIKRLAPEDLRAQKRGGKGLVGIATKEEDVVTQFFLANTHDNILFFTQSGKVFQTKGYEVPESSRQSKGRAIANFLQVSSSDVITAVVPVPKSKKGQGGFLFMTTEQGVVKKVPLDAFANVRKNGMIAMNLKPGDALRWVLVTSGKDQIIMTTSGGNAIRFEEKEVRPMGRTAGGVIGVRIEAGERLVGADCVPAGSEKGLQLLAVMERGYGKRTELKAYKVQKRGGKGIMTAKITEKTGSLVSAHIASEEFKELIAVSSKGQVIRTTIDAVSLLGRATQGVRVMKLEAGDRVVSVVLA; encoded by the coding sequence ATGGCATCCTCTGACGACCACATAGAGCGCACGAGCAACGTACTTCCCCGGGATATCACCGAAGAAGTACAACGTTCATATTTGGAATACGCGATGAGCGTTATTATTTCGCGCGCACTTCCTGACGCGCGCGACGGTCTTAAGCCAGTGCATCGCCGCATTCTGTGGGGCATGTGGGAGTCGGGGAATGTTGCGGGGGCAAAGCTCCGCAAGTCTGCGAACACCGTTGGTGAGGTGATGGGCCGCTACCATCCGCACGGTGACTCTGCGATCTATGATGCCTTGGTGCGCATGGCGCAAGACTTCTCACTCCGCTACCCGCTCGTACAAGGACAGGGAAACTTTGGTTCAATTGACGGCGATAACGCCGCAGCTATGCGCTACACTGAGGCACGTCTCGCACGCATCAGTGACGAACTCCTTACGGATATCGAAAAAGACACTGTTGAATTTCGAGACAACTACGATGGATCCCGTAAGGAGCCAGCGGTTCTTCCGGCGCGCATTCCTAATCTGCTCGTGAACGGCTCGATGGGCATTGCCGTCGGTATGGCGACTAACATTCCTCCACACAATCTACGTGAGGTGTGTCAGGCGCTCGTGCATCTTATCGACAACCCTGATGCCGACGTCACAGACCTCATGGAATTTGTGAAGGGCCCAGACTTTCCAACGGGCGGCACCATTTATAACGAGAAGGACATTATTAATGCATATGCAACTGGCCGCGGTCCAGTAGTGATGCGTGGGCGAGCGGAGATTGTGGAATCAAAGCGTGGCTTTGACATTATCATTAGCGAGATTCCGTATCAGGTGAACAAGTCCGATCTCGTTGTCGCGATCGCAGATCTCGTGAAAGAAAAGAAGGTTGAGGGTATTAAGGATGTGCGCGATGAATCAGGTCGCGATATTCGTGTTGTCATTGAATTAAAGCAGGACGCATTTCCAAAGAAGATCCTCAACCAGCTCTACAAGTTTACGGAACTCCAAAAAACGTTTCACTTTAACATGTTGGCGCTTGTGGACGGCATTCAGCCCAATGTGCTCGGGCTAAAGCCCCTGTTGGAGCAGTTTATTTCTCATCGCAAGGTGGTGGTAACGCGCCGCACAGAATACGATCTTGCAAAAGCAAAGGACAGGGCGCACATCCTTGAAGGATTGAGTAAGGCGCTCGACCACATTGATAAGATCATCGAGACTATTAAAAAGTCTCAGGCACGCGAAGATGCGCGTGTAAATTTGATGAAGAAGTTTGCTTTTTCGGAGCGGCAGGCCGACGCAATTTTGGACATGCGCCTACAGACGCTCGCCGGCCTTGAGCGGAAAAAGATCGATGACGAGCTCGCGGAGAAGCGTAAGCTCATCGCATATCTTGAAGACCTACTCAAGCATCCGAAAAAGATTCTCGCAGTTATTAAAGAAGAATTTCAGCACATCGCAGATGTGTACGGCGACGATCGCCGCACGAATGTTGTGAAGTCGGCTCTCCGAGAGATTGGAGACGAAGAGCTTGTCCCCGAAGAGAGCGCCCTCTTCATGATGACGCATGGCGGGTACATCAAGCGTCTTGCCCCAGAAGATTTGCGTGCCCAGAAGCGCGGCGGTAAGGGACTTGTTGGCATTGCTACAAAAGAAGAAGATGTCGTTACCCAGTTCTTCCTTGCGAATACACATGACAACATCTTGTTCTTCACGCAGTCAGGTAAGGTATTCCAAACGAAGGGATACGAAGTCCCTGAGTCTTCGCGCCAATCGAAGGGACGAGCAATCGCAAACTTCCTACAGGTCTCTTCAAGCGATGTGATCACCGCGGTGGTTCCTGTCCCAAAGAGCAAAAAAGGACAGGGTGGGTTCCTCTTCATGACGACCGAACAGGGCGTGGTGAAAAAAGTTCCTCTCGACGCTTTCGCAAATGTGCGAAAGAACGGCATGATCGCCATGAACCTCAAGCCGGGCGATGCATTGCGCTGGGTGCTCGTCACATCAGGAAAAGACCAGATTATCATGACAACCTCTGGAGGGAATGCTATTCGGTTTGAAGAAAAAGAAGTTCGTCCAATGGGCCGTACCGCCGGCGGCGTGATCGGTGTTCGTATCGAAGCGGGCGAGCGGCTGGTGGGCGCAGATTGTGTTCCTGCAGGATCAGAAAAGGGCCTGCAACTCTTGGCGGTAATGGAGCGGGGTTATGGAAAGCGTACGGAACTCAAGGCATATAAAGTGCAAAAGCGTGGCGGCAAGGGCATTATGACGGCAAAGATCACTGAAAAAACGGGAAGCCTAGTATCGGCGCACATTGCGTCTGAAGAATTCAAGGAGCTCATCGCCGTTTCGAGCAAGGGGCAGGTCATCCGCACAACCATCGACGCTGTTTCGCTCTTAGGCCGCGCAACGCAGGGAGTTCGTGTGATGAAACTTGAAGCGGGCGATCGTGTTGTTTCGGTTGTTCTCGCATAG
- a CDS encoding S1 RNA-binding domain-containing protein, translating into MFMTTPNVKTMKDLLTRDEFRLPKPGSILSGTIVSVSKGSVLVDLGPVGMGIVYPGEFLDSPDRMRALAPGHTVSAVLLELENEDGYRELSLRSAQMTTAWQRIRQAKEEGTIISAPVTNINKGGLIVEVEGVQGFLPLSQLSAEHYPKVEGGDTAKIVQALQKFKGAEMKVKVLDFIEEEKKLIVSERAIRDEAVREEIAKLSVGAEVTGTISEVTDFGAFLKISDTLDGLIHASEMSWGYVEDPRTLLEVGAEVKAKIIGLDGGRVSLSMKALTPDPWLNVADRYSVGAQVTGTVVKLRSHGAFVALDKDIVGMVPMAELEKTPLIAGEKRTFTISAIEPAEHKLLLATQ; encoded by the coding sequence ATGTTTATGACGACACCTAATGTAAAAACGATGAAAGACCTCCTGACGCGGGACGAATTTCGCCTCCCAAAGCCAGGATCCATCCTTTCCGGCACAATTGTAAGCGTTTCTAAAGGAAGCGTTCTTGTTGATCTTGGGCCGGTGGGCATGGGCATCGTCTACCCTGGCGAATTTCTTGATAGCCCAGATCGCATGCGCGCATTGGCGCCCGGCCACACCGTTTCGGCCGTGCTCCTTGAGCTTGAAAATGAGGACGGGTACCGCGAGCTCTCGCTACGCTCCGCCCAAATGACAACCGCTTGGCAACGTATCCGCCAAGCAAAAGAAGAGGGCACTATTATCTCAGCCCCCGTTACAAACATTAATAAGGGCGGGCTTATTGTTGAGGTTGAAGGCGTCCAAGGTTTCCTTCCTCTCTCACAGCTCTCTGCGGAGCACTACCCAAAGGTAGAAGGCGGCGACACTGCAAAGATCGTCCAAGCACTCCAGAAGTTTAAGGGCGCTGAAATGAAGGTAAAGGTGCTCGACTTCATCGAAGAAGAGAAAAAGCTCATCGTTTCAGAGCGAGCCATTCGCGATGAAGCGGTTCGCGAAGAAATCGCGAAGCTTTCTGTTGGCGCGGAAGTAACGGGCACTATTTCAGAAGTGACCGACTTCGGTGCATTTTTAAAGATCTCGGACACCCTCGACGGACTCATCCATGCGTCGGAGATGTCGTGGGGCTACGTTGAAGACCCGCGCACCCTCCTTGAAGTTGGCGCTGAGGTAAAGGCGAAGATCATTGGCTTGGACGGTGGTCGTGTATCTCTCTCCATGAAGGCGCTCACACCGGATCCATGGCTTAACGTTGCGGATCGCTACAGTGTTGGCGCACAGGTCACCGGAACCGTCGTGAAGCTTCGCTCACACGGCGCATTTGTTGCACTTGATAAAGACATTGTCGGCATGGTCCCAATGGCAGAACTCGAAAAGACTCCCCTCATCGCGGGAGAAAAGCGAACGTTCACGATATCAGCCATCGAACCGGCGGAGCACAAGCTGCTCCTTGCAACGCAGTAA
- a CDS encoding methyltransferase domain-containing protein: MSEHAQRPFLDTSASLKDVGVREGMRVADFGCGTGFYTIQLGQRVGSRGEVVAIDVQNPPLESVRTRAQAAGLENIRTVRADLEVPKSTGIPDGALDMVTIANVLFQSQKKENILQEAHRVLKLDGRLVVIEWAKGAGGMGPVDDMRTSVDDMRTIVQKEGFVFERNADAGAFHYILIFKKTS, from the coding sequence ATGTCAGAACATGCACAGCGGCCGTTTTTAGATACATCAGCATCTCTGAAGGACGTCGGCGTTCGTGAGGGGATGCGCGTTGCCGACTTTGGATGCGGCACAGGTTTTTATACGATTCAGCTTGGCCAACGCGTGGGATCACGCGGCGAGGTTGTTGCGATCGATGTGCAAAATCCACCGCTCGAAAGCGTGCGAACTCGTGCGCAAGCGGCTGGGCTTGAAAATATTCGGACTGTTCGAGCGGATCTTGAGGTTCCTAAGAGCACCGGCATTCCAGACGGTGCCCTCGATATGGTGACAATCGCAAACGTCCTCTTCCAATCTCAAAAAAAAGAAAACATTCTTCAAGAAGCGCATCGGGTACTCAAGTTAGACGGGCGCCTAGTGGTTATAGAATGGGCAAAGGGGGCCGGTGGCATGGGGCCCGTGGACGATATGCGCACGAGCGTGGACGATATGCGCACTATCGTGCAAAAAGAGGGTTTTGTTTTTGAGCGGAATGCGGACGCAGGGGCATTTCACTACATTCTCATTTTTAAAAAGACGTCATGA
- the ftsH gene encoding ATP-dependent zinc metalloprotease FtsH, protein MMKLIRSIALTFLVFLALSGLASFFLGGPEPERISLTELAQKINAKEVKEVVIEYDRLAITLADDSRAVSQKELNTPLTETLVALGAKPELLSGISVRVQDPSGVGTWLGAILPSLIPILITVGILWYFFRQAQRGSLQTNSFTKTKAKLAVGSQNGKAITFKDVAGLIEAKEEVSEVVEFLKEPERFHKLGARIPRGVLLVGTPGTGKTLLAKAVANEAGVPFYYVSGSDFVELFVGVGANRVRDTFEIAKKTAPSIIFIDEVDAVGRQRGAGLGGGHDEREQTLNQILVEMDGFEGKDAVVVMAATNRPDILDPALLRPGRFDRRVILDEPSLNDREAILKIHSEDKPLAQDVDLRLVAERTPGFSGADLANLINEAAILAARSRRTEILQIDVLQAIEKVMLGPERRSHALSVREKEITAYHEAGHALVAYSLPHTDPVHKVSIVSRGRAGGYTLKLPSEDKHMKTRAEFESELAVLMGGYTAEQIIFGDITTGASNDLRVASNIARHMVTQYGMSTKIGPVSYPEPSGEIFLGRDLATGREYSETIAAQIDDEVRTLLLHAQKTAKETITKHREQLEKIAKTLIEKETIEQQEFYALMKG, encoded by the coding sequence ATGATGAAGCTTATTCGTTCAATTGCCCTCACATTCCTCGTCTTTTTGGCGCTCTCCGGACTCGCCTCTTTTTTCCTTGGGGGGCCAGAGCCTGAGCGCATTTCGCTCACTGAGTTGGCTCAGAAAATAAATGCAAAGGAGGTAAAAGAGGTGGTCATCGAATACGACCGGCTCGCTATTACCCTTGCCGATGATTCGCGCGCCGTCTCACAAAAAGAGCTCAACACTCCCCTTACCGAAACCCTTGTTGCGCTCGGTGCAAAACCAGAGCTTCTAAGCGGTATCTCGGTGCGAGTCCAGGATCCTAGCGGCGTAGGAACATGGCTTGGTGCAATTCTCCCCAGCCTGATCCCCATTCTCATTACCGTTGGCATTTTGTGGTATTTCTTCCGCCAAGCACAGCGTGGCTCTCTACAAACCAATAGCTTTACTAAAACAAAAGCGAAGCTCGCCGTAGGATCCCAAAACGGCAAAGCGATCACCTTCAAAGATGTTGCGGGGCTCATTGAAGCAAAAGAAGAGGTCAGCGAAGTGGTTGAGTTCCTCAAGGAGCCAGAGCGATTCCATAAATTAGGTGCGCGCATTCCTCGAGGAGTGCTCCTTGTGGGCACGCCGGGAACTGGTAAAACACTCCTCGCAAAAGCCGTTGCGAACGAGGCGGGCGTCCCCTTCTATTATGTCTCTGGCTCTGACTTCGTAGAGCTCTTTGTGGGCGTGGGCGCAAATCGCGTGCGCGACACCTTTGAAATCGCGAAAAAGACCGCCCCTTCTATTATCTTCATCGATGAAGTTGATGCTGTCGGTCGCCAGCGCGGCGCGGGACTTGGCGGCGGACACGATGAGCGCGAACAGACGCTCAACCAGATTCTTGTAGAGATGGATGGCTTTGAGGGCAAAGACGCGGTTGTGGTGATGGCAGCGACAAACCGCCCTGACATTCTTGACCCGGCCCTTCTCCGCCCAGGTCGCTTTGACCGTCGCGTCATCTTGGATGAACCCTCGCTCAATGATCGTGAAGCGATTCTCAAAATCCATTCGGAAGACAAGCCGCTCGCACAAGATGTCGATCTCCGCCTTGTCGCTGAGCGCACGCCTGGATTCTCGGGCGCAGACCTCGCTAATCTCATTAATGAAGCGGCTATTCTCGCCGCGCGATCACGACGCACCGAAATCCTTCAAATTGACGTCCTGCAGGCAATTGAAAAGGTTATGCTTGGCCCCGAACGCCGCTCCCACGCACTTTCGGTGCGCGAAAAAGAGATCACCGCATACCACGAAGCAGGCCACGCTCTTGTTGCATACTCACTCCCCCACACAGATCCCGTGCATAAAGTGTCTATTGTTTCGCGTGGACGGGCAGGCGGCTACACATTGAAACTCCCCTCTGAGGATAAGCACATGAAAACACGAGCAGAATTTGAATCAGAGCTCGCAGTGCTCATGGGTGGATATACGGCAGAGCAAATAATTTTTGGCGACATCACCACGGGGGCCTCAAACGACCTTCGTGTTGCATCAAACATCGCGCGCCACATGGTAACGCAGTACGGCATGTCCACGAAGATTGGCCCCGTCTCTTACCCAGAGCCAAGTGGTGAGATATTCTTAGGGAGAGATTTGGCGACGGGGCGCGAATATTCAGAAACGATCGCTGCACAGATTGATGACGAGGTGCGAACACTCCTCCTGCACGCGCAAAAAACAGCAAAGGAAACAATTACCAAGCACCGTGAGCAGTTGGAAAAAATTGCAAAGACGTTGATAGAAAAAGAAACGATAGAACAGCAGGAGTTCTACGCCCTCATGAAGGGCTAA